The uncultured Sphaerochaeta sp. genome includes the window TGAACTATCCACTTATTCTCAAATTCGGTTTTGAGAAGAGCAGGGTGTGGTACATTTTGATTACGTTTCTCATCGTGGGAGCTGGGTCAGCACTCACCACTGTTGCTTCAAAAGCAGGCCCGCAGAATAATGCATCTGTTACCATATTCGCAGGAATACTGGTATTCGGCTTATTGATACTTAGTTACTTTATTTCACTCAGGATCATAAATCGAAAGGAATTTATTGAAATTTGACCATGAAATAGTAGAAAAAACAAGACAACATATGGTACTACAAAACAAAGGAAGGCTGCCATGTGTGGAATAGTCGGTTATATCGGTAATGAGGGTTCTTCATCAATCTTGCTTGAAGCTCTAAGAAGACTGGAGTACAGGGGCTATGATTCTGCAGGTATTGCAGTCATTTCCAAGGAACGAAACCTGCAAGTAAGGAAGATCAAGGGAAGGTTATCCAATCTTGAACTCCTGGTCGAACAGAATCCCGTTGAAGGAAGCTGTGGGATCGGACACACCCGTTGGGCAACCCACGGAGAACCCAGTGATTTGAACAGCCATCCACACACTGATGTTTCCCAGAGTATTGCTGTGGTGCATAACGGTATCATCGAAAACCACAGCCAGCTACGTACCTGGCTTGAAAAGCATCAGGTTTCTTTCTCCAGCCAGACCGACAGTGAGGTCATTGCACACCTGATCGACTTCCATTACAACGGAGACCTCTTGCTTGCAGTCAGGGAGACTGTAGAGCGTCTGGAGGGCTCCTATGCAATTGCCGTGGTCTGTGCGGACCAACCGGATATTTTGGTGGTGGCAAGAAAGGACAGCCCGCTGGTGATAGGCAGGGCAGAAGGCGCAACCCTGATCGCAAGCGATGTCCCTCCATTGCTTTCCCATACCAGGGAGGTTCAGTACCTGAACGATCTGGAGGTGGCCGTTCTCTCCAAGGATTCAGTGCATATCTATAATCTTGAGGGGGAAGAACTCTCTCGTCCGTGTGAGACCATCGATTGGGACATGGAGGCTGCTGAGAAGTGCGGCTACGAGCATTTCATGCTCAAGGAGATATGTGAACAACCAAAGGCGCTTGGCGATACGCTCAGGCCAAAGCTCGACAAACAGGAAAAACTATCATTCCCGGCGGATATTGAATCACTCATAAAGGATGCCAGTCATCTCCTGATCACCGGTTGTGGTACTGCTTACCATGCTGCAATGGTAGCTTCCTATGTCATTGAACAGGTTGCAGCCATCCCTGTTGAGGTTGTGATCGCTAGTGAACTTCGTTACAAGCGACATATCCGAAAGGAAGGGGAAATATGTATCCTTATCAGTCAAAGCGGGGAGACTGCCGATACAATCGCAGCACTCAGGATGCTGAAGAATCTTGGCATACCGACTTTGGCGATAACCAACGTGGTTGGTTGCACACTCAGCCGTGAGGCGGACAAGGTACTGTATACCAATGCCGGGCCTGAGATCGCCGTTGCATCGACCAAGGCTTTCACAACCCAGTTATTTAGTCTGTTCTCCCTGACAACCTTGTTGGCGAAAGCTGAACAGTCAGTCTTACTGGAAGCTCTGCAGGAGCTTCCCAGCCAAGCACAGCGGTTGCTCGACCGACAGGAGGACATCCAGAGGTTTGCGGCAAACCAATTCAACAAGACCAAGGTGTTCTTTATGGGGAGGTTGGTCGATTATGCCATCAGTCTGGAGAGTGCCCTGAAACTGAAGGAGATAAGCTATACGCACAGTGAGGCGTTTGCTGCAGGTGAGCTCAAACATGGACCTATAGCGCTTGTCGACACATCCACATTGGTGGTGGCTCTCTGTACCCAGCCTTCATTGTTTGCAAAAATGGATTCCAATATCAAGGAAGTGAAGGCAAGGGGAGCAACAGCTCTGGTTATTACCTTCGAGCAAGTCCACACCTTCGATGAAACGGCTGATACGATATTCCGTATTCCACAGACACATCCTCTGTTCAGTCCCATTCTCTCGGTGATGGTAAGTCAGCTGTATGCCTATTACTGTTCCGTGCAGAAGGGAAATGATCCCGACAAACCGAGGAACCTTGCAAAATCGGTTACCGTAGAGTAACTGGTATTTCCAGAGATTTTACGTATTCATCTACTCGTTTCTTGACTTGTACTTTTTCATGCCTCACCATGTAATGGATTACTTGAACTGGAATAAGTATTGAACTGTTCCAGTAAGGAGGCAGAGAAAGTGAAAGCGCTGAAGATTATTGTATTGGTACTACTGTCTGTGGTAGTTATCGTATACGGTATGGCATTCATGGTGTATCGCGGTGTGAACAATACCTTGCTCAACCAAGGATACTACCATACGGTTGTCAGTGAGAATGAGATACCGGCATTGGTGCATGGTGAGATCTCCAACATGATCCCTGATATTGTCCTCGATGGTCTGACCGGTGGGAAAACCATCACAGATCCTGTAGAGAAAGCCGGTGTTAATGCACAGGTGGACTTGCTCAGCGGTGCAATCATCGATGCCCTGGGTGTGGACTGGATCGAAGATCAGGCAATTATGGTCACTGACGATGTAGTGAACAGCCTCACTGGTGAAACCGGGAAACTGACAGCAGTCATCGATATGGTCCCAAGGCTTGAACAAATCGAACAGAATATCGCCAAGGGGTTGGAGCAGTACTCTGATATGGAATTGATGGCTATGTTCGGGGCTCCAAAGGCCTATATCCCAATGATCGCTGAACAGATTGTTGGCGAGCTTGGTCTGCCGGAAACCCTGGTGATAGAAGATCTGGTAAACGACATGGCTCCGGGAACCATCACTATGGTCCGTGGATATCTTTCACTCATGAACACCTGGCTGGGATTGCTTGTAATGATAATCGTTTTCCTGGTTTTCCTGATTCTCTGTATTCTCTTGTTGCAGAGAAGCACTGGAATGCAATGGTTCGGGATCACCACAGCGCTCAGCGGTGCATTGTTCCTGATCATTAAATCGATGTATTCAAGCCTGGATAGAATCGGAAGTCTTGCGGGTATCGATTTTGGATCGCTTCCCGTTCCAGCGGATACCATAGAAAACATTGTGAGGTACACGTTTGCCCAGATGAACAAGACGGCCATTGTCCTGATCATTATCGGGGTTGTCTTCTTCGCTGTTGGTCTTGTAATGCCGAAGAAACAGGAACCAGCGTAGGTTCAACTGAATTGAAACCAAGTTCATATGAATGCTACGGGTATGTGAGTATATCCGTAGCATATTCTTTGCCCATAATCAAAGATGAAGAATACATGGAAAAGGTATCTGCATATTGGAATGAATCTTCTTTGGAATGTTACTAGTTAACAGAATATATATTATTCACGAAAATATATGAATTTCGTTTTTGGTTTCGCTCTTACCTTTTTGTTATGGTTTATTTCGATTTAGAGTGTGATATACCCGAGATGTACCAGGTCAGTCCAGTAGATGTTGTTAAAACTTCCCTTGGAGACGTTTACTGCACCATAGATGTGAAGATACATGTTGGTTTCAGTATCCCCAATAAAATAATCTGGAAAAGATGAATTTCTAATTTCAGTACTGGCTGTCTCAAATGGTTTCCCATTATATCTATAAAGCTTTGGTGAATTATGAATGGTATAAGAGCCAACATCGAAAACCAAGTCCATAGATACTGTTGTTCCTGATACTGTTGTTTTTGTAAGCGTACAATTGAAATCAGGGGATGTTGGTGAACTGGCAGTGGCAATATATTCTGGTCCTTGGAATGTATTTCCAAGAATATCAGAAAAGCGATACAGCGTTATATCATTAACCGAAAGCACTGCATCAGAGGTAATTTGCACACCATTAAAATCCCTCTTATATGTGGTATTGAATGCTGTTTTGAAATTTTGTGGGTTTTCTGAGTCAGTGATGGTATAGAATAGCATCAGAGATGGACCAGAGCCTGAATCAATAAGGCTAAGAGTACCCAGGCTATCATCAACATCGAGACTTAAACCAACCTTATCTCCATTGGTATCTCCATCAGTAAATACCGTACCTGAACCGAAAGTGAATATGGTTGCAATTCCACACGATACAAGCAGGATCAGGACAATAAAAAAGACAGACGCAGCAGAAAGAATGGGTATTCTTCTCTTCATGCATCTGCCTCCTTATGGTGTGGGTTTCTAACCTACCCTAACCCGTTTGCTTACAGGAGTGCAAGTCTGTTGGTTGCCAGCTTGGCATACTCGGATGTTGGGAACTGGTCAGCTAGCTGCTGGAACGTTGCCTTAGCAAGCTCAATGTTACCAGATTTCTCTTGCAGACGAGCCTGCCCGAAAAGAGCCTTAGCTGACTCAGCTGCGGTAAACCCGAACTCATCAATAATCTTGGTGTAGTACTCGAGTGCCAGAGAATCATTTCCGAGCTCTTCAGCTGCTGCTGCAGCATTGGCAAGTGCCAGAGAACCAAGATAGTTACCATCTGCTTCAGTGTAGACAGAAAGGAAGCTGTCAGCTGCCTTCTGGTACTCCTCATCCTGGAATGCCACCATGCCCAATAGATACTCTGCCTTTAGACTTGGGTATTCATTTCCCTTGCCTGCAAGCTCTGTCAGACCAGCAACCAGTTCGTCATAGGTCTCCTGGTACGCTTCGTCATCACTTCCCATGGCCTGAAGCTCAACAAATGAGGCTTCTAGTTGATCAATCTCGTTGAATTGTGCCTGCAGGTTCTTCTGGCTCACGGTAAGCACAATGCCCAATGTTGCCAGTCCAACAATCACAACAATTGCAACGATGATCAACGCCTTCTTGTTCTTGCCAAGGAAGCGGTTCAAAAATCCTTCGATTCGTTCAGCCAAGGTCAACTCAGCTGTATCCTTAGAATTATTACTCATGGCTCATCTCCGTTATCAAGGGTATATGACACAGGCGGCAGGTATGCCGCCTGTGATTTGGAACACAACCTTAGTTGTCTTCCTTCTCCTTGTCCTCATCCTTGTAACGCATCATTTCTGCCAGGGAGTAGGTATCGTTCTCATTATCCTCGTGGATATATTTTGCAATTTCCGACTGCTGAGAGCGTCTTACCATCTCCTTTACGGAGAGTGAAAGCTTCTGGGTCGAAGGATTGCACTCTACAACCATTGCAGTGATGGGATCACCGACATTGTACTTCTTCAGTACTTCATCAGTGAATTCCTCATCCGGACCAACCAAGTTGTACTTGCTGATCAGTCCCTCGATATCTCCCATGACTTTCACGAATACGCCAAAGTCTGTGACGTTGGTGATAACACCACTGATCGTGCTGAACTTGGGATAGTCGTGACGCAAGGTCTGCCAAGGGTTGCCCTCGAGCTGCTTGACACCAAGACGGATACGACGATTGTCCGGCTCAACGCGAATGACCACAACGTCAATAACATCACCTTCACTGCAGAAGGATGCCATGTTCTTGACTTTCTTGGTCCAGGA containing:
- the glmS gene encoding glutamine--fructose-6-phosphate transaminase (isomerizing); the encoded protein is MCGIVGYIGNEGSSSILLEALRRLEYRGYDSAGIAVISKERNLQVRKIKGRLSNLELLVEQNPVEGSCGIGHTRWATHGEPSDLNSHPHTDVSQSIAVVHNGIIENHSQLRTWLEKHQVSFSSQTDSEVIAHLIDFHYNGDLLLAVRETVERLEGSYAIAVVCADQPDILVVARKDSPLVIGRAEGATLIASDVPPLLSHTREVQYLNDLEVAVLSKDSVHIYNLEGEELSRPCETIDWDMEAAEKCGYEHFMLKEICEQPKALGDTLRPKLDKQEKLSFPADIESLIKDASHLLITGCGTAYHAAMVASYVIEQVAAIPVEVVIASELRYKRHIRKEGEICILISQSGETADTIAALRMLKNLGIPTLAITNVVGCTLSREADKVLYTNAGPEIAVASTKAFTTQLFSLFSLTTLLAKAEQSVLLEALQELPSQAQRLLDRQEDIQRFAANQFNKTKVFFMGRLVDYAISLESALKLKEISYTHSEAFAAGELKHGPIALVDTSTLVVALCTQPSLFAKMDSNIKEVKARGATALVITFEQVHTFDETADTIFRIPQTHPLFSPILSVMVSQLYAYYCSVQKGNDPDKPRNLAKSVTVE
- a CDS encoding tetratricopeptide repeat protein produces the protein MSNNSKDTAELTLAERIEGFLNRFLGKNKKALIIVAIVVIVGLATLGIVLTVSQKNLQAQFNEIDQLEASFVELQAMGSDDEAYQETYDELVAGLTELAGKGNEYPSLKAEYLLGMVAFQDEEYQKAADSFLSVYTEADGNYLGSLALANAAAAAEELGNDSLALEYYTKIIDEFGFTAAESAKALFGQARLQEKSGNIELAKATFQQLADQFPTSEYAKLATNRLALL